From one Insulibacter thermoxylanivorax genomic stretch:
- a CDS encoding DUF6431 domain-containing protein: MSKVLYFGLSCKAYLRTFENQSPDVQICCDDCGRLLHKHGRYWRGVVTKHEVILIPIYRWYCPACNKTISLLPEFLIPWARYATWVREAALKRKRKGFSWRQIAESTTTSSVRYSFRTLKRWWARHLHRAANAALWVAGQFIAGGVDEDMLRLYPTMMNPTPMDTLDWLNKLLSRFIPAGASRRGYWTFLNAGLPAASRL; encoded by the coding sequence ATGTCAAAAGTACTTTATTTCGGCCTTTCTTGCAAGGCTTATTTACGCACTTTCGAGAATCAATCTCCTGACGTCCAAATCTGCTGTGACGATTGCGGCCGGCTTCTCCATAAACACGGTCGTTATTGGCGAGGCGTTGTGACGAAACACGAAGTCATCCTGATCCCCATCTACCGCTGGTACTGTCCTGCTTGTAATAAGACGATTTCCCTTCTGCCGGAATTTCTGATTCCATGGGCCCGGTATGCGACTTGGGTGCGAGAAGCGGCATTGAAGCGCAAGCGCAAGGGATTCTCTTGGCGGCAGATCGCAGAAAGCACGACAACATCTAGCGTCCGTTACAGCTTCCGTACGTTGAAACGCTGGTGGGCAAGGCATTTGCACCGCGCAGCAAATGCGGCACTTTGGGTTGCCGGGCAATTCATTGCCGGGGGAGTAGACGAAGATATGCTCCGCCTTTACCCCACCATGATGAATCCAACGCCAATGGACACACTGGATTGGCTGAACAAACTGTTATCCCGATTCATCCCCGCTGGCGCATCTAGACGGGGCTATTGGACTTTTCTAAATGCAGGGTTACCTGCAGCATCACGCTTATAA
- a CDS encoding TetR/AcrR family transcriptional regulator, translated as MSTRQKKRSEETKQAILTAAGRMFADRGFDSVTMREIAKEAGCSHTTIYIYFKDKEELLYELSMPSLLELKKRFDIISAKSGTSPESRLKEMSMEFVRFCLMNKTMYTIFFIAKGTRVDEKDPKLAINRLRMDLFEQIKRELLATLRLTPDDDRLLMFSRIYFYMMHGMVSTYKDSAESLQDMMNRLGATFDEAFEVLLVGLKQKSQKGDDKQ; from the coding sequence ATGTCAACGAGACAAAAGAAACGTTCCGAGGAGACGAAACAGGCGATTTTGACTGCTGCAGGCAGGATGTTTGCCGATCGGGGATTCGATTCCGTGACCATGCGGGAGATCGCAAAGGAGGCGGGCTGTTCCCACACGACAATCTACATTTACTTTAAGGATAAGGAAGAACTGCTATATGAACTTTCCATGCCTTCTCTTTTGGAATTAAAGAAGCGTTTTGACATCATATCTGCAAAGAGCGGAACGTCTCCGGAATCCAGGCTGAAAGAAATGAGCATGGAGTTTGTACGGTTTTGCCTGATGAACAAAACGATGTACACCATATTTTTTATTGCGAAGGGAACGAGGGTGGATGAAAAAGATCCGAAGCTGGCCATTAACCGGCTGAGGATGGATCTGTTTGAGCAAATCAAGCGGGAACTCCTTGCAACTTTACGATTGACTCCCGATGATGACCGTCTGCTGATGTTCAGCCGTATTTATTTCTATATGATGCATGGAATGGTGAGCACCTATAAGGACTCCGCAGAATCACTCCAGGACATGATGAACCGCCTGGGCGCCACTTTTGATGAAGCGTTTGAAGTCCTGCTCGTCGGCTTGAAACAAAAATCGCAGAAGGGGGACGATAAACAATGA
- a CDS encoding VanZ family protein: MNTNNVWRFWKLIFVAYVFFLLWFVVVKPIGFIDRIQSILENRSIGIWNYNVDPFRSISSYFRFKTTPFAFINILGNIVAFCPLGFLIPTIFTKYRKLSKTLLICLISIIGIESFQFVTMLGYFDVDDIILNMTGCLIGYFVYSGFRILARKIAKPEFRK, encoded by the coding sequence ATGAATACAAATAATGTTTGGAGGTTTTGGAAGTTAATATTTGTTGCCTACGTTTTTTTTCTTCTGTGGTTTGTTGTAGTAAAACCTATTGGTTTTATTGATAGAATACAATCCATACTTGAAAATAGGAGTATCGGGATCTGGAACTACAATGTAGATCCGTTTCGAAGTATCTCAAGTTATTTCCGTTTTAAAACGACTCCATTTGCCTTCATAAATATTTTGGGTAATATTGTTGCGTTCTGTCCATTAGGATTCTTAATCCCTACTATTTTTACAAAGTACAGGAAACTTTCTAAGACTTTGTTGATTTGTTTAATCAGTATAATTGGGATCGAGAGTTTCCAATTTGTCACAATGTTAGGTTATTTTGATGTTGATGATATCATTTTGAATATGACAGGTTGTTTAATTGGATATTTTGTTTATAGTGGGTTTAGAATATTAGCCAGGAAAATAGCTAAACCTGAATTTCGAAAGTAA
- a CDS encoding IS3 family transposase (programmed frameshift) has protein sequence MKRKRYTPEFKSQIVLEVLKEEKTMSEIASSHGIHVNQIRQWRNAFLEQMPQLFAKENKKVDQMKADYEQQIENLYAEVGRLTTQLSWLKKKNLALRSRAERIDMIDWDDAELPIATQAELLGLNRSSLYYKPVEPSPEEVFIKHRIDEIYTKYPFFGSRRITAVLNENGLHINRKAVQRHMREMGIAGISPGPNLSKRNLEHRIYPYLLRNLDITHPNQVWGIDITYIRLQRGWMYLVAIIDWYSRYVVSWELDQTLEIDFVLEAVKRALSHAQPEIINSDQGSHFTSSKYTELVLDKKVQISMDGKGRALDNIITERLWRTIKYEEVYLKEYESPREARKEINNYFHFYNHERPHQSLGYKPPASVYGL, from the exons ATGAAAAGAAAACGATATACACCAGAGTTTAAATCCCAGATCGTGCTAGAGGTCCTAAAAGAAGAAAAAACTATGAGTGAAATTGCTTCCTCTCATGGAATCCATGTGAATCAGATCCGGCAATGGAGGAATGCGTTTCTTGAACAAATGCCCCAGTTGTTTGCGAAAGAAAATAAGAAAGTAGATCAAATGAAGGCTGACTATGAGCAACAAATTGAAAACCTTTATGCCGAAGTTGGTCGTTTAACCACGCAATTGTCGTGGCTTA AAAAAAAAAATCTGGCCTTAAGGAGTAGGGCAGAACGTATTGACATGATTGATTGGGACGATGCAGAACTCCCTATTGCCACCCAGGCTGAATTGCTCGGACTCAATCGGTCCAGCTTGTATTATAAGCCTGTGGAGCCTTCTCCTGAAGAAGTGTTCATCAAGCACCGAATTGATGAAATTTACACCAAATATCCGTTTTTTGGCTCTCGGCGGATCACGGCCGTTCTAAATGAAAACGGGTTACACATTAACCGAAAGGCCGTTCAGCGCCATATGAGGGAGATGGGGATTGCCGGGATTTCACCTGGCCCCAACCTTAGTAAGCGCAACCTGGAACACCGGATTTATCCCTATCTTCTTAGAAATCTCGACATCACTCACCCCAACCAGGTATGGGGGATTGATATCACTTACATCCGGCTTCAACGCGGTTGGATGTATCTCGTCGCCATTATTGACTGGTATTCCCGTTACGTCGTTAGTTGGGAGCTGGATCAGACGCTGGAAATCGATTTTGTCCTTGAAGCCGTCAAACGGGCGCTGTCGCACGCTCAACCTGAGATTATAAACAGTGATCAGGGCAGCCACTTCACCAGCTCGAAATATACCGAGCTGGTACTGGATAAGAAAGTTCAAATCAGTATGGACGGCAAAGGTCGGGCTCTTGATAATATCATTACCGAGCGATTGTGGCGGACGATAAAATATGAAGAGGTCTACTTGAAGGAATACGAGAGTCCAAGAGAAGCAAGAAAAGAGATCAATAACTATTTCCATTTCTATAACCATGAACGCCCTCATCAATCATTAGGCTATAAACCACCTGCCTCTGTTTATGGCCTGTGA
- a CDS encoding HAD-IIB family hydrolase codes for MTTAGGRNLTTFVFDLDGTICFNGQPVSEVILRCLEDLTATGHKVIFASARPIRDLLPVLHQRFHEYPLIGGNGSLISINGKIAHVESFSEDQMQGLFRLIEEHQATFLIDSDWDYAYTGPVDHPILHKIDHSKLARQVPVHSLKSVIKILILTAEDMESLAEKFRALGVTVHRHRKEHIIDVNPPQVDKWTALKKLGVDEQQFVAFGNDSNDIPMFKTALHSVMIGHHDELKPFASESIPLEDNVEDQIVAKILELANQQLAV; via the coding sequence ATGACGACGGCTGGGGGGAGAAATTTGACGACCTTTGTTTTTGACTTGGATGGCACGATCTGCTTCAACGGACAGCCCGTTTCGGAAGTCATTTTACGTTGTCTGGAGGATTTGACGGCAACAGGGCATAAAGTCATTTTCGCTTCGGCTCGTCCGATCCGAGATCTGCTTCCGGTTCTTCATCAACGATTCCATGAGTATCCTCTGATTGGAGGAAACGGGTCTCTCATATCCATCAATGGAAAAATCGCACACGTTGAATCGTTTTCTGAAGATCAGATGCAAGGATTGTTTCGGCTTATAGAAGAACATCAAGCGACTTTTTTAATCGACAGCGACTGGGATTATGCGTACACGGGTCCCGTAGATCACCCTATTTTGCACAAAATTGATCATTCAAAACTGGCTCGGCAAGTTCCTGTACATTCTCTCAAATCCGTCATTAAAATACTTATCCTTACGGCAGAAGACATGGAATCGCTTGCAGAAAAATTTCGTGCGCTCGGAGTGACCGTTCACAGACACAGAAAAGAACACATCATTGATGTGAATCCGCCTCAAGTCGACAAGTGGACCGCTTTAAAGAAATTGGGAGTGGATGAACAACAGTTTGTCGCATTCGGAAACGATTCGAACGATATTCCCATGTTCAAGACGGCGCTACATTCCGTGATGATAGGACACCATGATGAATTGAAACCTTTCGCCTCGGAGTCCATTCCGCTTGAAGATAACGTCGAAGATCAAATCGTTGCGAAAATCCTGGAGCTTGCCAACCAACAACTCGCTGTTTAG
- a CDS encoding MBL fold metallo-hydrolase, producing MKVTRVSEHIWSVKLWIIIPIHVWLVREKSGITLVDTGLAMMVKGILNAIEQLQAEPLQRIVLTHGHPDHIGGLQRILHANPVPVYAHRVEIPYIEGELPYRQGKKPVAYMQKGAVQALSEDEHGQLRSIGSLMPFNTPGHSPGHVVFYHEEDQVLLAGDLFTSRNGTLRPALFTSDIEEAVRSSSIVSKLRPARVEVCHGNPLFHAADQIEDYMSKHLKAPKIQTGGQ from the coding sequence ATGAAAGTCACCCGGGTTTCCGAGCATATATGGAGCGTTAAATTGTGGATCATCATTCCGATTCACGTTTGGTTGGTGAGGGAGAAGAGCGGAATCACACTGGTAGACACAGGGTTAGCGATGATGGTGAAGGGAATCTTGAATGCCATCGAACAACTGCAGGCCGAACCGTTGCAGCGAATTGTGCTGACCCATGGTCATCCCGACCACATCGGAGGCCTCCAGCGTATCTTGCATGCAAATCCGGTTCCGGTTTACGCTCACAGAGTCGAGATTCCTTATATTGAAGGAGAGCTTCCCTACAGACAAGGTAAAAAACCGGTTGCTTACATGCAAAAGGGGGCCGTTCAAGCTCTTAGCGAGGATGAACACGGACAATTGCGATCCATAGGCAGCTTAATGCCTTTCAATACGCCGGGACATTCCCCCGGGCACGTTGTATTTTATCACGAGGAGGACCAGGTGCTGCTGGCTGGAGACCTGTTCACATCTCGGAACGGAACATTGCGTCCCGCGCTCTTTACTTCCGATATTGAAGAAGCGGTTCGAAGCAGTTCCATCGTGAGCAAGCTTCGACCTGCAAGAGTGGAAGTTTGTCATGGAAATCCTCTGTTTCACGCTGCGGATCAGATAGAGGATTACATGTCAAAACATTTAAAAGCCCCAAAAATTCAGACAGGAGGCCAATAG
- a CDS encoding DUF6994 family protein → MYKVGEKSGMLDISYNYLNGVNCGEFRDNSLSVFPGTEEKWIWKINGKSYVDPDSRCKKLYEDLALYYNGLKLPSGNYIESIKIKERNKGRKDCYYELIINIIKKGKSEKTIIAQIGLGVDYIGPSIYWACEAGMTSREIGTFLQTTRTIGGHIVWPRWIGTPKKNGKIGYDFIEDFKSINVSRGGEKGFYDRIDLTLFDLKEWYLERKCKLQITYDKNKIWLEQFVDFKNFISFFKMDCFVYTEEKEIKIINLCSFCNRGKNEYLCSNDVEHASIPKDKIAYSIFASASMDLIKLRNSLLLLK, encoded by the coding sequence ATGTATAAAGTAGGAGAAAAATCAGGTATGCTGGATATTAGTTATAATTATTTAAATGGGGTTAATTGTGGGGAATTTAGAGATAATTCGTTATCAGTATTCCCCGGTACTGAAGAAAAATGGATATGGAAAATAAATGGAAAGTCTTACGTTGACCCTGATTCAAGATGTAAAAAACTATATGAAGACCTAGCTTTATATTACAACGGTCTTAAATTGCCCAGTGGGAATTACATTGAAAGTATTAAAATCAAAGAACGTAATAAAGGCAGAAAAGACTGTTATTATGAACTAATAATCAACATAATTAAAAAAGGTAAGTCAGAGAAAACAATAATTGCTCAAATCGGATTAGGAGTAGATTACATCGGACCATCAATTTATTGGGCTTGTGAGGCAGGAATGACTTCAAGAGAAATAGGAACATTCTTACAAACTACAAGAACAATCGGGGGGCATATTGTATGGCCACGATGGATTGGAACACCAAAGAAAAATGGTAAGATTGGTTATGATTTTATCGAAGATTTTAAGTCTATTAACGTGTCTAGAGGTGGGGAGAAGGGTTTTTATGATAGAATAGATCTCACCTTGTTTGATTTGAAAGAATGGTATTTAGAACGTAAGTGTAAGTTACAAATTACTTACGACAAAAATAAGATATGGTTGGAGCAATTTGTTGATTTTAAGAACTTTATCAGTTTTTTTAAAATGGATTGTTTTGTATATACAGAAGAGAAAGAGATTAAAATTATAAATCTCTGTTCTTTTTGTAATCGGGGGAAAAACGAATACTTGTGTTCAAATGACGTAGAACATGCATCTATTCCAAAAGATAAGATAGCATATAGCATATTCGCATCCGCAAGCATGGATTTAATTAAGTTGAGAAATTCATTATTGTTATTGAAGTAA